A genome region from Geodermatophilus bullaregiensis includes the following:
- a CDS encoding RNA polymerase sigma factor SigF, which translates to MTPAAASHRAVEEDPLSDHTSEVPEGPAEETAPAPVPDVREAEPDAPPISDNRRRAERTAPLFAELATLAKDDPRRERLREILVEEHLPLVRHFARRFSNRGEPFDDLLQVGTLGLIAAIDRFDPNRGVEFLSFAVPTITGEIKRHFRDQGWSVRVPRRLQELHLSLNSAVGELAQKNGRAPTPSELAEHLGIPREEVLEGLAVANAYRSSSLDERLSGEDDSPTLAATLGEEDAALEGVEYRESLQPLLATIPARERRILILRFFGNMTQSQIAADIGISQMHVSRLLSQTLAKLREGLLKD; encoded by the coding sequence GTGACCCCGGCGGCCGCCAGCCACCGGGCCGTCGAGGAGGACCCCCTGTCCGACCACACGTCCGAGGTCCCCGAGGGTCCGGCCGAGGAGACGGCGCCAGCACCGGTCCCGGACGTCCGCGAGGCGGAGCCCGACGCACCGCCCATCTCGGACAACCGCCGCCGCGCCGAGCGGACCGCCCCGCTGTTCGCCGAGCTCGCCACCCTGGCGAAGGACGACCCGCGCCGGGAACGGCTGCGCGAGATCCTCGTCGAGGAGCACCTGCCCCTCGTCCGGCACTTCGCCCGCCGCTTCAGCAACCGCGGCGAGCCCTTCGACGACCTGCTGCAGGTGGGCACGCTGGGCCTGATCGCGGCGATCGACCGGTTCGACCCGAACCGCGGCGTCGAGTTCCTCTCCTTCGCCGTCCCCACGATCACCGGCGAGATCAAGCGGCACTTCCGCGACCAGGGCTGGTCGGTCCGGGTGCCGCGGCGGCTGCAGGAGCTGCACCTGTCGCTGAACTCCGCCGTCGGCGAGCTCGCGCAGAAGAACGGCCGCGCGCCGACGCCGTCGGAGCTGGCCGAGCACCTCGGGATCCCGCGGGAGGAGGTCCTCGAGGGCCTCGCCGTGGCCAACGCCTACCGCAGCAGCTCGCTCGACGAGCGGCTCTCCGGCGAGGACGACTCCCCCACGCTGGCCGCCACGCTCGGCGAGGAGGACGCCGCGCTTGAGGGCGTGGAGTACCGCGAGTCGCTGCAGCCGCTGCTGGCCACGATCCCGGCCCGCGAGCGCCGCATCCTCATCCTGCGGTTCTTCGGGAACATGACGCAGTCGCAGATCGCCGCCGACATCGGCATCTCGCAGATGCACGTGTCCCGGCTGCTCAGCCAGACCCTGGCCAAGCTCCGCGAGGGCCTGCTCAAGGACTGA